One stretch of Chelonia mydas isolate rCheMyd1 chromosome 17, rCheMyd1.pri.v2, whole genome shotgun sequence DNA includes these proteins:
- the TRIM50 gene encoding E3 ubiquitin-protein ligase TRIM50 isoform X2, translating into MARKMSVCELEDQLLCPICLEVLKEPLMLQCGHSFCKSCVGSLMCNLDQQLLCPVCRQAVDCSTLLPNVTLACVIEALRTMGDSDPNQESCPVHHNPLSLFCEQDQEVICGLCGIIGAHRQHKIMPVSTVYSRMKEELSVLITEVQQHKRKLDEHISKLVNNKTRIANESDVFKWVIRKEFQELHRYIDEEKASFLESIERKAGHLIASIESQVTQTSDTLHKLQEMESSLEKLSNESQLDFIRNYGSFPSRSEFLPQHPAEGTFSAISFKPGFHQDDIKMTVWKRLLRRVLPAPETLKLDPVTGHPLLELTKDNTVVQSRLLYQRRGSNPERFDSSNCILTNKGFSWGKHYWEVIVGTKSHWRLGIIKGTASRKGKLNKSPEHGVWLIGLKEGKVYEAFNNPRTTLPLTARPQRIGIYLHYEKGELTFYNADSPDELIPIYTFRAEFQGKLYPILDMCWHERGTNALPIVLPTATMIRHTQAPDSSLDPPEPTKL; encoded by the exons ATGGCTCGGAAGATGAGTGTCTGTGAGCTGGAGGACCAGTTGCTCTGCCCCATTTGCCTGGAGGTCTTAAAGGAGCCCCTGATGCTCCAGTGTGGGCACTCCTTCTGCAAGTCCTGCGTGGGGTCCCTCATGTGCAACCTGGACCAGCAGCTCCTGTGCCCCGTGTGCCGCCAAGCTGTGGACTGCAGCACCTTGCTGCCCAACGTCACGCTGGCCTGCGTCATCGAGGCGCTGCGGACCATGGGCGATTCAGATCCCAACCAGGAGTCCTGCCCTGTCCACCACAACCCCCTCAGCCTCTTCTGCGAGCAGGACCAAGAGGTGATCTGTGGGCTTTGCGGCATCATTGGGGCTCACCGTCAGCATAAGATCATGCCTGTCTCTACCGTGTACAGCCGGATGAAG GAGGAGCTTTCAGTGCTAATAACGGAGGTCCAGCAACACAAGAGGAAGCTGGATGAGCACATCAGCAAGCTGGTTAACAATAAAACCCGGATCGCA AATGAGTCAGACGTCTTCAAGTGGGTGATCCGGAAGGAGTTCCAGGAGTTGCACCGATACATTGACGAGGAGAAGGCCAGCTTCCTGGAGAGCATTGAGAGGAAGGCTGGCCACCTCATTGCCTCCATTGAGTCCCAGGTCACGCAGACGTCAGACACCCTCCACAAGCTGCAGGAGATGGAGAGCTCGCTGGAGAAACTCAGTAATGAAAGTCAGCTGGATTTCATCCGG AACTACGGCTCGTTCCCCTCCAG GTCAGAGtttctcccccagcacccagctgaAGGGACCTTCAGCGCCATCTCCTTTAAGCCAGGTTTCCACCAAGATGACATCAAGATGACAGTATGGAAACGTCTGCTCCGCAGAGTCCTGCCAG CCCCAGAGACACTGAAGCTGGACCCGGTGACAGGACATCCTCTGCTGGagctgaccaaggacaacactgtGGTGCAGAGCAGGCTGCTCTACCAGCGCCGGGGCAGCAATCCTGAGCGCTTTGACTCCAGCAACTGCATCCTCACCAACAAGGGCTTCTCCTGGGGCAAGCACTACTGGGAGGTGATCGTAGGCACCAAGAGCCACTGGCGCCTGGGCATCATCAAGGGCACAGCTAGCCGCAAGGGCAAGCTGAACAAGTCTCCTGAGCATGGCGTGTGGCTCATTGGCCTGAAGGAAGGAAAGGTCTACGAGGCCTTCAACAACCCCCGCACCACGCTGCCGCTTACGGCCCGGCCCCAGCGCATCGGCATCTACCTGCACTATGAGAAGGGTGAGCTGACCTTCTACAATGCCGACAGCCCCGATGAGCTCATCCCCATTTACACCTTCCGGGCGGAGTTCCAGGGCAAGCTCTACCCCATCCTAGACATGTGCTGGCACGAGCGGGGCACCAACGCCCTGCCCATTGTGCTGCCCACGGCCACCATGATTCGACACACACAAGCTCCTGACAGCAGCCTGGACCCACCGGAGCCCACAAAACTATAG
- the LOC102940321 gene encoding maestro heat-like repeat-containing protein family member 2A, protein MVVALRAVLAKGLQDVSRTLDKEQGWRLLEDPRSFPEGVSLLARALVQVGEAPLDRILQLLSPSLSSPCEDWRVTGTAFYAELMSHPVLWQRKLLKPVLKHLVAGASDESDTIRWLAARGLGNMPQGAPQKVKKHRQLLLDTLRRPLAEPSSPQVVGESMRALCKMLEQLSERDMGRLYQPMAAQARAHFPHEDGTVRAAAFGLFGALASSAHHKHRQLFTGEVRSSWAALMLHVRDPSPEAATACYTAFQVCAPFIGLTGLGGAFDSRLLTGASGERHEHLMGHVCKQLAQKDPVLLDSLIIETCLHLHSHWEGIRLAAAKLAGILAENMEAQHVQQLDLGKLLCSLQALHGDPSTAVEIAVAEAVSTISQKQRVALQEPGPSHTGPRGRGRLLFVKKLFRRKGKGKPLAGPLDATESDSISSS, encoded by the exons ATGGTGGTGGCGCTCAGAGCCGTGCTCGCCAAGGGCCTGCAGGACGTGTCCAGGACCCTGGACAAGGAGCAAGGCTGGCGCCTTCTGGAGGATCCCCGCAGCTTCCCCGAAGGTGTCTCCCTGCTGGCCAG GGCTCTGGTGCAGGTGGGCGAGGCACCACTGGACAGgatcctgcagctcctgtccccGTCCCTGAGCTCCCCGTGTGAGGACTGGAGAGTCACTGGCACAGCCTTCTACGCTGAG CTAATGAGTCACCCCGTGCTGTGGCAGAGGAAGCTGCTGAAACCTGTCTTGAAGCACCTGGTGGCAGGGGCCAGCGACGAGAGTGACACCATCCGTTGGCTGGCAGCCCGTGGGCTGGGGAACATGCCCCAGGGGGCACCGCAGAAG GTGAAGAAGCACAGGCAGCTCCTGCTGGACACCCTGCGCCGCCCCTTGGCtgagcccagcagcccccaggtCGTGGGCGAGAGCATGCGGGCCCTGTGCAAGATGCTGGAGCAGCTGAGCGAGCGTGACATGGGCCGCCTCTACCAGCCCATGGCTGCGCAGGCCCGGGCACACTTCCCACAC GAGGACGGCACCGTGCGCGCGGCAGCATTTGGCCTGTTCGGGGCCCTGGCCAGCTCGGCCCACCACAAGCACCGGCAGCTCTTCACAGGGGAAGTGAGGAGCAGCTGGGCCGCTCTCATGCTCCATGTGCGGGATCCAAGCCCCGAAGCAGCCACG GCCTGCTACACTGCCTTCCAGGTGTGCGCCCCGTTCATAGGCCTCACGGGGCTCGGGGGAGCCTTTGACAGTAGGCTCCTGACAGGCGCCTCCGGGGAGAGGCACGAACACTTGATGGGACACGTCTGCAAACAGCTG GCCCAGAAGGACCCTGTGCTGCTGGACAGTCTCATCATTGAGACCTGCCTGCACCTCCACAGCCACTGGGAGGGGATCAGACTGGCAGCAGCCAAGCTGGCAG GGATCCTTGCAGAGAACATGGAGGCCCAGCATGTCCAGCAGCTGGATCTGGGAAAGCTGCTGTGCT CCCTCCAGGCGCTGCATGGTGACCCCAGCACTGCTGTCGAGATTGCTGTGGCAGAAGCTGTCAGCACCATCAGCCAGAAGCAGCGGGTAGCCCTGCAGGAGCCAGGTCCCAGCCACACAGGCCCCAGAGGCCGAGGGAGACTGCTCTTTGTGAAGAAGCTCttcaggaggaaggggaaggggaaacccCTGGCAGGGCCCCTGGATGCCACAGAGTCAGATAGCATCTCCAGCAGCTGA
- the LOC122463228 gene encoding maestro heat-like repeat-containing protein family member 2A has product MTLGPSYEGSDGAARVLSWDTALTLRFIESTSAVSLAVQRSGESQPHQLPHKQVLLSQLLEIIKAEPRSSLLSTVRQEAMVAIGHLSKVKQPLSCEKNQELMEQCLDSVFSLPPQEFTADVGPIQTLYASTMATLEGLMEMLLEEDETPERLQRTFRLLQRWLVSEQVWERARAMRVSTHLLRAYLQMVTITTQIPPGQFSTLAGTLGPYTCDSLGSIRQGAGDAIRCLLDIQVTKQPWTLRGRDKEWALRCMCQELQSADPGKVWDASIKLAKIVSRALPKAEILPFTQTLLESLGAVSQACDQASVLWFHTLLTDRASDLKDTVQAILSITSTYLRCTEDPAPRGLLAQAVSLLAQHHQETVITYLLQRPLPLDRDSKELWAALAAEDFFQDILKDLLDRIPRGPAAEQGAETQEVAVASPLSVVCAIGEVVMGAAVGNGLGSLLPELCYALLYQLSRTLDSDMPLPSRAERPLAGPKGAAPPPSTPRR; this is encoded by the exons ATGACTTTGGGCCCTTCCTATGAGGGGAGTGATGGGGCGGCCAGGGTCCTCTCCTGG GACACGGCCCTTACTCTGCGCTTCATTGAGAGCACCTCCGCAGTCAGCCTGGCCGTCCAGAGGAGCGGGGAATCCCAACCCCACCAGCTTCCCCACAAACAGGTGCTGCTCAGCCagctgctg GAGATCATTAAGGCTGAGCCACgcagctccctgctctccacaGTTCGTCAGGAGGCAATGGTGGCCATCGGGCACCTGAG TAAAGTGAAGCAGCCACTGAGCTGTGAAAAGAATCAGGAGTTGATGGAGCAGTGTCTTGATAGTgtcttctccctgcctccccaggagTTCACTGCGGATGTGGGGCCCATCCAG ACTCTTTATGCCAGCACCATGGCCACCCTGGAGGGGCTAATGGAGATGTTGCTGGAGGAGGATGAGACGCCAGAGCGACTCCAGAGAACCTTCCGg cTCCTGCAGAGATGGCTGGTGTCAGAGCAGGTGTGGGAGCGTGCACGTGCCATGCGGgtcagtacccacctgctgaggGCGTATCTCCAGATGGTTACCATCACC ACACAGATCCCTCCTGGCCAGTTCAGCACCCTGGCTGGGACGCTGGGCCCCTACACCTGTGACTCACTGGGCAGCATCCGCCAGGGTGCAGGGGATGCCATCAGGTGCCTGCTAGACATACAAG TTACCAAGCAGCCTTGGACCCTGAGGGGCCGAGATAAGGAGTGGGCGCTGAGGTGCATGTGTCAGGAGCTGCAGAGTGCAGATCCCGGCAAGGTGTGGGATGCATCTATCAAACTGGCCAAA ATCGTCAGCAGGGCCCTGCCCAAGGCGGAGATCCTGCCCTTCACCCAGACCCTGCTGGAGAGCCTGGGGGCCGTGAGCCAGGCCTGTGACCAAGCCAGTGTCCTGTGGTTTCACACGCTCCTGACAGACCGCGCCAGTGACCTGAAGGACACA GTCCAGGCCATCCTGAGCATCACCAGCACCTACCTGCGCTGCACGGAGGACCCTGCGCCGAGAGGGCTCCTGGCCCAGGCAGTCTCGCTGCTGGCTCAGCACCACCAGGAGACTGTGATCACCTACctcctacagcgccccctgccattggatag GGACAGcaaggagctctgggcagctctggcTGCTGAGGATTTCTTCCAGGATATCCTAAAGGATTTGCTAGACCGGATCCCcagggggccagcagcagagcaaggGGCTGAGACCCAGGAGGTAGCAGTTGCCAGTCCCCTCTCG GTGGTCTGTGCCATCGGCGAGGTGGTGATGGGGGCAGCGGTCGGGAATGGACTAGGCTCACTGCTCCCTGAGCTCTGCTATGCCCTCCTGTACCAGCTCAGCCGCACCCTGGACAGCGACATGCCATTGCCCTCCAGGGCTGAGAGACCCCTGGCCGGCCCAAAGGgagctgcacccccaccctccaccccccgcagGTAA
- the TRIM50 gene encoding E3 ubiquitin-protein ligase TRIM50 isoform X1, whose product MARKMSVCELEDQLLCPICLEVLKEPLMLQCGHSFCKSCVGSLMCNLDQQLLCPVCRQAVDCSTLLPNVTLACVIEALRTMGDSDPNQESCPVHHNPLSLFCEQDQEVICGLCGIIGAHRQHKIMPVSTVYSRMKEELSVLITEVQQHKRKLDEHISKLVNNKTRIANESDVFKWVIRKEFQELHRYIDEEKASFLESIERKAGHLIASIESQVTQTSDTLHKLQEMESSLEKLSNESQLDFIRNYGSFPSSVFPSRSEFLPQHPAEGTFSAISFKPGFHQDDIKMTVWKRLLRRVLPAPETLKLDPVTGHPLLELTKDNTVVQSRLLYQRRGSNPERFDSSNCILTNKGFSWGKHYWEVIVGTKSHWRLGIIKGTASRKGKLNKSPEHGVWLIGLKEGKVYEAFNNPRTTLPLTARPQRIGIYLHYEKGELTFYNADSPDELIPIYTFRAEFQGKLYPILDMCWHERGTNALPIVLPTATMIRHTQAPDSSLDPPEPTKL is encoded by the exons ATGGCTCGGAAGATGAGTGTCTGTGAGCTGGAGGACCAGTTGCTCTGCCCCATTTGCCTGGAGGTCTTAAAGGAGCCCCTGATGCTCCAGTGTGGGCACTCCTTCTGCAAGTCCTGCGTGGGGTCCCTCATGTGCAACCTGGACCAGCAGCTCCTGTGCCCCGTGTGCCGCCAAGCTGTGGACTGCAGCACCTTGCTGCCCAACGTCACGCTGGCCTGCGTCATCGAGGCGCTGCGGACCATGGGCGATTCAGATCCCAACCAGGAGTCCTGCCCTGTCCACCACAACCCCCTCAGCCTCTTCTGCGAGCAGGACCAAGAGGTGATCTGTGGGCTTTGCGGCATCATTGGGGCTCACCGTCAGCATAAGATCATGCCTGTCTCTACCGTGTACAGCCGGATGAAG GAGGAGCTTTCAGTGCTAATAACGGAGGTCCAGCAACACAAGAGGAAGCTGGATGAGCACATCAGCAAGCTGGTTAACAATAAAACCCGGATCGCA AATGAGTCAGACGTCTTCAAGTGGGTGATCCGGAAGGAGTTCCAGGAGTTGCACCGATACATTGACGAGGAGAAGGCCAGCTTCCTGGAGAGCATTGAGAGGAAGGCTGGCCACCTCATTGCCTCCATTGAGTCCCAGGTCACGCAGACGTCAGACACCCTCCACAAGCTGCAGGAGATGGAGAGCTCGCTGGAGAAACTCAGTAATGAAAGTCAGCTGGATTTCATCCGG AACTACGGCTCGTTCCCCTCCAG TGTCTTTCCCTCCAGGTCAGAGtttctcccccagcacccagctgaAGGGACCTTCAGCGCCATCTCCTTTAAGCCAGGTTTCCACCAAGATGACATCAAGATGACAGTATGGAAACGTCTGCTCCGCAGAGTCCTGCCAG CCCCAGAGACACTGAAGCTGGACCCGGTGACAGGACATCCTCTGCTGGagctgaccaaggacaacactgtGGTGCAGAGCAGGCTGCTCTACCAGCGCCGGGGCAGCAATCCTGAGCGCTTTGACTCCAGCAACTGCATCCTCACCAACAAGGGCTTCTCCTGGGGCAAGCACTACTGGGAGGTGATCGTAGGCACCAAGAGCCACTGGCGCCTGGGCATCATCAAGGGCACAGCTAGCCGCAAGGGCAAGCTGAACAAGTCTCCTGAGCATGGCGTGTGGCTCATTGGCCTGAAGGAAGGAAAGGTCTACGAGGCCTTCAACAACCCCCGCACCACGCTGCCGCTTACGGCCCGGCCCCAGCGCATCGGCATCTACCTGCACTATGAGAAGGGTGAGCTGACCTTCTACAATGCCGACAGCCCCGATGAGCTCATCCCCATTTACACCTTCCGGGCGGAGTTCCAGGGCAAGCTCTACCCCATCCTAGACATGTGCTGGCACGAGCGGGGCACCAACGCCCTGCCCATTGTGCTGCCCACGGCCACCATGATTCGACACACACAAGCTCCTGACAGCAGCCTGGACCCACCGGAGCCCACAAAACTATAG